A window of Bacteroidota bacterium genomic DNA:
AATGATTATTTTTTCATCGAACGAATTTTTTCCTGCCATTACTTTCAGAAAATAAATTCCGCTGGGCTGAGAAGATAAATCAATTAAGGATTTAGGATTTAGGATTAAAGATTTGTAAATACATTCTCCCAGCACATTGTAAATCTCAAGATTTGAGATTTGAGATTTGAGACCTGCCTGCGCAGGCAGGTTTGAGATTTGGAATTTTCCTGATGTGGGATTCGGATAAACAGAAATACCATTCTCCAAAGAAATTTCATTCACAGCAGTTAGCGGACAAAAAGAAGGCGAAGAATTAAAAAACCAAGAACACGACAGCGAATCATTCTGATAAAAAGTGAGGAGCCAGTTTGCTACTTTGGCTGCACCTGTAGGAATAGATGGATGCGTTCCGTCATTCTGTAAATCCGTTGGGCAGGTAATAAATATATTTGAATTGGTTGCTTCGGGCGTGCTTCCATCCGACCACATATAAATTCCCCATGATAAAAACGGAGAACGAATATTACTTCCTGAATATGCGAGCGCGGTATCTCCGTTAATCTGCTCTTCAATAATTTCTTTTACCGCCCAACCGGTGTAATACGCAAATGGTTCAGGATTGAGAGTGGAAGAAGCGTAGCGTGCAGAAATGCGGCTTGCCATGTAACAAAGTTTTGCATTCGGAAATCTTGTTTTTATTTCGTGCATAATCCGTTTGAACTGCACGATGAGAGAATCATAATAGATTTGAACAGTCATCGTTCCTGCAGGGTCTGCTTCCTTAAACCAAATCACTTCCACTTGGTTTGCAGTTACTCCTGCACTGCTGAGCCGCGTTGCCACCGTGCTCCAGTAAGTGGAATATTGCGAAAGCCATGGCGATGAAATTCTATCTGCCGACATTCCGCCTTGCGCTCCATCCACCAAAGTGAGTTTCGGGTTTTTGTTTGCGTAGGCATTCGCCAGCGGAATAAATTGCTGCGCTTCATAAGTAGTATTTGACATTCCGATGCTCATCCATACAATTTTTCCGTTGGTCATATCCACATTGCCCGATGAATTAAGCGGAAGAACTTGCTGCGCGATTTGCGTTCCCGCACCCTTGTGCGTAGCGGGAAGATAGTTCGAACCGTTCGGATAAAGTCCGCCTGTCCAAGTGACGCTCCATGCATTTGTGAATGTTCCACTTCCTAAATCATTGATAGGAGTGAAACCCGTTGAAGCGGCTGTGCAGTTTGCCTGCCCGAAAGATTTTGCCGCCAATAGAAATAAAATGACGAAGGAGAATAATTGTGTTTTCATTGTGGTTGATTTTTAATGTTTATTTTATAATGACTACTTTTTCTGAATACAAATTTTTTTCTTCTGATATAATGAGGTTATAAATTCCTTCAGGTAAATTCAAATCAAGAGTAAAAATCTTTTCGGAGGAGTTTTCTTTTATTGCGCAATAAATTTTTTTTCCGAGCGCGGAGTAAACTTCAATTTTAATTTTTTCGGGAACAGTTTTCAACTCAACTGAAATTTTTCCAACAGATGGATTTGGATAAACTTTTATTTCTTTTTTATTCGGCAGTTCATTTGTTCCGGTAGTTGAACAGTATCCGGTAAAACAAGGATTGCCGCTCGCAGTAAACCAAGGATAACAGGTTGAATCGGTTTTAAACATGCACAGCAGCAAGTTGCCTACTTTGCGTGCACCGCTTAAAGACGGATGTGTTCCGTCCAATGCAAATTCATTTGGACAAGTCCAATTAATGGATGGATAATTTACCTGGGGAATAATTCCATCGCTCCACAAATACGGGCTCCACGCAATCCATGGAGCAACTCTTCCGCTTCCTGAATAAGGAAGCAATCCGTTGATTTGGTCTTCAATAACTTTTTTGCATGTCCATCCTTGTATGTAAGCAAAGGGCTCAGGATTCAGAACCGAAGTAACATCGGCATACCGCGCAGATATTCTGCTGGAGATATAACACACTTTCACATTGGGATAGCGGGTAACAATTTCAAGCAAGGCGCGCTTGAATTGCACAACCAATGAATCATAAAATTCTTCCCTGCATTGATTGGAATTTGCGCTTGTACAATTTGAAGTATATAATATATTACTGGGCGGAGCAGGATTCGTTTCCTTAAACCAAACCGCCTGTACTTGTTTGGGTCTGCTGCCGCTCGCAGTAACGAGAGCGCCATAAACTCCAACCGGGTTGCTGCTGCTTCCCCAATAATTATTGTATGGCGTTCCTCCCTGATACCACGGTGAAGTAATCAGCATGGCGGGAAATCCTCCCTGGGCTCCGTTGACACAAACGACTTTTGAATTTTTGCAGGGGTCTATGTTGGCAAGCGAATCAAACTCGCATGCTTCAATATTTGTATTTGATAATCCGATGGAGAGTAAAACAATTTTTCCAGTCGGGCTTGGATTGCCTGCCGTATCGAGCGGCTGAAGTTGTGAAGCAAGTGTAATGCCTGCCGCTTTATGCGATGCCGGAATAAAGTTGGAGCCATTCGGATATAATCCTCCCTGCATGGAATTTCCGTTCCAGTTGTTTACCCAGGTTCCTGTTCCTAAATCGTGAATGGGAGTAAACCCTGTTTGCGCTGCCGTGCAGTTAGGCGTTCCGGTTGCTGAGGAAGGGTTGCAGCCGCCTTGCGACCAACCGTTCAGCGATACCTGAATAAAAAATAAAAGAGTAAAGATGTTTTTCATTGTGACGGTTTTTATTTTTGTGATGTGTGTTTAAAAAATTTATTTACAAATGACGATTTTCGATTGCTTTGTTTTCCCTTCAGAACTTACTTTTATAAAATAAATTCCATTCTGTTGCGAAGACAAATCAATTATTGAATTAACGGGTGAATGAGTTGATGAATAAATTTTTTCACCAAGCACATTGTAAATTTCCAACCTTTCAACTTTCAAACTTTGTAACCCTGCAATCGTAAACTTTCCGCATGATGGATTAGGAAAAACAGTGATTGAATTATTTTTTGTCATTTCGGAAACGCCCGTTGAAGCAGAGCAATTAAATATATTGTTCATCAGCGCGCGGTATTTTACAGACGGATTTACGCTTGTATCCTGAAATACGCTTTCGAGCGCTCCCCATGGTGGAGCACCGTTCAGAAATTCTCCCCTGTCGCTGAACAAAACAAAGTGCATGAACAAATCAAGCGTAGTTGAGTCGCGCAGGAATTTGAATTCATTCATATAACAGTTGTACATAGCCGTATCTAACTGCGCATTGTAAATGGCAGGATTGTAAGGATGAGTTGAATAATTTTGCGGATCTAAATCTTGACCTCCTTCATAAAATATGTAACGCAATCCATACTGTGTTGCAGTTTGATTATTAGCAAGAGTTCCCATATGCATTGACGGAATATTTTTTCGTGCAAGATTGATTGCCTGAAGAGGCGTAGTAGACGCGCCCCATGCATTCAGTGTATCATAGTCATGATGATTGTAGGTAGGATTCTGCCTGAAGGTTAAAAAATAATCTGCTGGAGCAAGTGCATCAGCCCCGCTTCCATTATTAATAAGGTAAGCCATTTCCTGCTGACCGTACCATGGAGTCGTGAGTTGAGAACCAACTACTCTCACAATCCGCGAGGAGAATTGGCTTCCGAAAACCATTTGCCATATATCAAAATTCTTTTTATAGAAGTAAGCAATTCGCTGAGCCGAATTCAAACTCTGCGGAGCATTCGCCTGCACCCAGGGATACGCAACTGTGTTGGTAGAATTCCAGAGTTCATTGGAATACTCCAGGTATATTTTCAGATTAGGATTTAAACTGTCTCTCATCATCTGCGCAAGGTTCATCACATAATCTGAATCAGCTGCATGCGGAACACAAAGCCATAAATCTTTATTCGCCATGTTACAGAGTTTTACTATGTACTCATAAGCACATCCTCTTTTATTGGTTTCGGAAAAATAAGACGATTGCCTGTAAAAAGTTGTCTTTCTCCTGTCACTCCATTTTACTTCGGTGGATTGCCAGAGCAATTGCCACCACATGGGGCGAATGACTTTGAAAGGAGCGAGATAGTTCAAAAATTTCTGATTGAACGGCTGAGATTGGTAGGTGAACTCCGTGCCCGGCATCAGCACGCGCACATTGCGCACATGGTCGCTTGCGCTGGAAGAAATAATGGTCATAAATATTCCTTGTGTTGAGGGAACGACTGTTAAAAGAATTCTTCCCGGATTTGTTACGGTAGCAGCGGTTACATCGCCTGTAAAAGAAAAAGTTCCGGTGCCATCATATAAAAGAACATAAGTTCCACTTGGATAAAGAACAGAAGGTTTCTGCCCATATATCATCCTTGTTTGTATCGTTTGTGGCTGACCGTTCACCGTGTAAGGAATCTGGAGCGGGTAGCCGTCAGCATCCTGCGGGATAGAATCCATCACATTTGCCGTTGGCAGCGTTGCCCAGCGCAAACATGTTTTCATCAAGTCCACAAATGGAACTTCACGGCTCCATGCGTTAAGTTGACCAAGACAAGTTCCAACTGTGATTTGGCAAGAGTCGGGAGGCGCTTGCGCAAAGCAATTTATATTTGTAAAATAAAATACTGTTATGGCTGCCGCAAGTAAATTTTTTTTCATTGTTATTGAGATTAAATGTTAGTTCTTATTGTTCGACCATTTGGTCTGCCTTTACGCAAAAAAATTTATACGGTTACAAGTTCTTCTTTTTTGATGGAATCAATTACCATTTGAGTGATAACTGATTTTCTTTTTTCCAATAATTGAAAATATTCTTCCTGCGAAATTTTGAAGCGTTGCAACTGAATAGGCATGGCAATGAAAGGAAAAACACAAAGTGAAATCATATTCAAAAACAAAATCCTGACATCCATTTTTTTTATGTTGCCCTTTTTGTATTCCCCGTCTATTTGCAGACGAAATTTCGTCATATCGAAACCCGCAGCGCTCACTGTCATTTTCAGAACTTTGTCAGTATTCATTGCCATCTCGGAAATGATGAATCCGGTAGAGTGATGCTGTTCAAATAAAATATCCGTATAGGTATTCATAAATACAGCAATCTTCTGGAAAAGCGGGAGGTCGGAAACCAAAATAGAATTTACTTTCGGAAAGATATTTTTCATTGTCAGTTCAAACACTTTATTAAAAAGTTTGTCCTTATCCACAAAATAATAATGAAGCATGGATTTACTCACTTGCGCTTCATCGGCAATTTCCTGCATTCGCGCTCCGTGAATTCCTTTTTTGTGAAATACATTTACTGCAGCATCAAGAATTTTTTTTTCGGTTTCGGAATCAAGTTTTTTCTTTCTCATATAGTATTCGACCAAATGGTCTACAAATATAAAAACATTATTTTAACACCAGCAATCTTTTAGAAGATTTTTTTGAGTGTAGTTTTTTGAGCGATTTTTCGTTTTTAATGTCTTCTCCATATTTCCTACATTTGCATAGAAAAAAATTTCATTCACTAATTTGTAATTCAAAATGCCCATCTATCATAAACTCGGAAAAATTCCTCAGAAGCGCCACACGCAATTTGTAAATCCAAAGGGAAATAAAAATCATCCATTTTATTACGAGCAGCTTTTCGGCACGGAAGGGTTTTCCGGAATGTCTTCCTTATTATATCACGTTCACCGGCCAACAATGGTGAAGGAAATTGTAAAATCCTATAGCGTGGAGCCGAAGATTGCGGTAAAGAAAAATATCAGAGCGATGAAACTGATCGGCTTTAATGTGGAACCGCAGGATGATTTTCTCGAAAGCAGAACTCCTCTCCTTTTGAATAACGATGTAATACTTGGTCTTGCCGCTCCGAAAAAATCTTTTAAAAATTATTTTTATAAGAATGCAGACGCGGACGAATTGCTTTTCATTCACAAAGGAAAAGGAACACTCCGCACTTTTCTCGGAAACATAAATTTTGTGAGCGGAGATTATCTGGTGATTCCGCGCGGGATGATATACCAGATGGATTTTGATTCGAAGGAAAACAAAATTCTTTATCTCGAATCTTTTTCTCCGATCTATACTTGTCATCGTTACAGAAATAATTTCGGACAACTGCTGGAACATTCTCCTTTCTGCGAGCGCGATTTGAAACTGCCGAAAAATCTGGAGACGAACGACCGCAAAGGAAGTTTCCTGATAAAAATAAAAAAGGAAGGCATGATGCACGAAGTGGTGTACACTTCACATCCGTTTGATGTGGTGGGCTGGGATGGCTACAATTTTCCCTATGGATTCTCCATTCACAACTTTGAACCGATAACGGGAAGAATTCATCAACCTCCTCCGACCCATCAGACATTCGAAGCGCATAATTTTGTGGTGTGTTCTTTTTGTCCGCGCCTGTATGATTACCATCCGAAATCAATTCCCGCTCCTTACAATCACAGCAACATTGACTCAGATGAAGTTTTGTATTACGCGAACAATGAATTCATGAGCCGGAATAATATTGGAGAAGGCGACATCACGCTTCACCCGAAAGGAATTCCGCACGGACCAGCGCCCGGAGCGATGGAACGAAGTATTGGCGTGAAAGATACCATTGAACTTGCCGTGATGGTGGATACCTTCCGCCCGCTGATGGTGACAGAAGCCGCTGTGAAAATTGATGACGGAAAATATTTTAAGAGTTGGGTAGAATAAAATACAAGTTGGCAGTGGCAGTAGCAGTTTGCAGTAAATACCAATACAAATAATAATTCGTAATATTCGTAACAAGATTCGTTACTTCGTAACCAGAAACAAAAAATGAAAATTGCAATCGGAGCCGATCACGCAGGATTTTCTCTCAAAGAGATTCTGAAAAAATATTTAGTTGGGAAAGGAATCGAAGTAAAAGATTTCGGAACACACTCTGAACAAAGCGTGGATTATCCTGACTTCGCTCATCCCGTTGCAGATGCAGTAGAAAAAAAAGAGTTTGATTTCGGAATGCTGATGTGCGGCAGCGCGAACGGAGTTACTATGGCTGCCAATAAGCATGCAGGCATTCGCGCAGCACTTTGCTGGAATTCTGAAATTGCAAAACTATCGCGCCAGCACAATGACGCAAACATTCTTACGCTGCCTGCACGCTTTATTGAAGAAGCCGAAGCAAAAAAATGCGTGGATGTTTTTCTCTCCACCTCGTTTGAAGGAGGAAGGCACGAGGGAAGGGTGAAGAAGATTGATTGTTGAAACCCTTGCCATGCTTCCCTTATTTAGACACGTAATTATTGTTTCACTTTATTTTGCCCAGTTCCTTTTTATTTCGTTACTTTGTTCTTGCTAACATCAAATTTCTATTTACATGATAAAATTATTTACACTTCGCACTTCTGCGTTCGCAATTTTTCTTGCTGTTGGAATTTCTTCCATGGCGCAGGACATACACTTTTCACAATTCATGCAATCGCCTCTCACGGTGAATCCCGCTCTTGCCGGAACCACCGTCTGGATTCGCGGCACCGCGCAGTACCGTTCGCAATGGAGCGCAGTTACCGTTCCGTATTCCACCATGGGCGCTTCGTTCGATATAAAAAGTAAGAAGCGCTGGTTCAAAGTAAAAAACATGACGGAGAAATACCGCCAGAACGGAGAAAACGGTTTCGGCTGGGGACTGAATGTGTTTAACGACCGCGCAGGCGATGGGCACATGGGCACGCTGCAATTCAACGGCTCGCTCGCTTACCAGATTTTTGTGGGGCAGAAAGGAATGCTTGCACTCGGTTTCCAGGGAGGATTGATGCAGCGCAGCATTGACTTCAGCCAACTGCACTGGGGAAACCAGTACGATGCAACTTCTTCCACCGGATATAATTCTTCTTTCGACCCGAAAGAAAATCTTTCGAACGCGCATTTCATTGTTCCCGATTTAAGCACGGGCGGAATTTATACTTATAAGAAAAGCGAGCGCTATGCTTCCGCAGGCGACCAGATGGATTTCACCATTGGCGCGGCATTGTTTCATGTGAACCAGCCAAAATATTCTTTCCTCGGCACAGGCGAGCACCTGTACATGCGCACAGTGATTCACGGAAACGCCACCATTGGAATTCCCAATTCGCGCCTTGCCATTGCCCCGGGAATCATGGTTGCCAAGCAGGGGCCCAACCAGGAAATTTTTGTCGGCTCGCTGTTTAAATATTCGCTGAAGGAGGATTCCAAATATACCGGCTTTGTAAAAGGCGCTTCCATTTCAGCCGGAGGATTTTTCCGCGCCAAAGATGCGTTTGTAGCCATGATGATGTTTGATTTTTCCAGTTACGGCATCGGGCTGAGTTACGATATTAATGTATCAGGATTGAAAGCGGTGAGCACCGGCAGAGGCGGCTTTGAAATTTCATTGCACTTTCTCAACCCCGCTCCGTATATTTACAGCCAGGCAAGTTTCAATAAATAATTTTTGGGAAGTAAGAAAAACCCCGTTTGCAAATTGTGAGCGGGGCTTTTTTATTATGAAGAATCTTTTTATTCAGTAACTTTTCTTTTTCTATTTTCGTCTTACCCAAAAAACAACTTACCATGCAAGTATTCAAAAAACTTTTGCTCTTGTTTGTTCTTCTTCCTTCCTTATTAATAGCGGTAGCGGCAGAAGGGCCGCTCGTAAAAAAATTCCAGGCAAAGCGCATTCTGCGCAGAACGGCAGTGGTCATTCTCATGGCCCATAAAAAAGTGAAGGAAGGAAAGGTGTACACCGGAAATTTAGCGCGCGCCATTGCGCACCAGCATTATGCCATCCGCCTTTACCGCGAAGGAAAATTTTTCCGCGCCATTCACCAGTCGCGCAGGGCGCGCATGCTTGCGCTCATGGCAATCCAGGCGAACAAGGGAGCCGAAACTGCCGAAATGAAATACGAGAAAGAAGACGAGAACGCGCTCAAAGGCGGGCCCGGTGATGAAGAACTCGACAAGGAAGTGGCGAAAGAACTTCCCGCAGAAGCCGCAGCCAAGGATGAAGAAGTAGTTGCTGCCGAGCCCGCAGTGGATTTGAAGGAAGACGAGTAGTTTCAGATTTCTAATTATTGCTGAAAAATCTTCATCACTTCCCCGAAGAAAATTATTTATCTTCGCTCATCCAATTAATTTAAGTAAGGATGAAAAAAAATTTACCCTGCCTACTTCTTACTTCTTACCTCTTACCGCTTACCGCTGTTTTTCCGCAAACCAACCAAACCAAGTTTCAGAACATTTATAATCTGGGAACAAGCGGCAACGGATTTTTTGTTCCTAATGCCACGCGCAATTCCACCAACGGATACATTACCATGGGCTGGGTTTACGGAGCATCGAGCCAACTATTTCCGGCCGGAATGGTTTTCGAAACCGATACGATGGGAAATGTGAAGTGGGCGAGAAAATATAAGGGAGACAACACATTTGGATTTACTCCGCTTATCATTTCTGATTTTCTTCAAACAGGAGGCAACTATGTGGCAACCGGCAACAGAAACTCAAGAGCCCTATTGATGAAGTTTGTTCCTAACTCAAGCACAGTTAATTTTTCCAATACGTATTCCACCGATGGCTGGGGCGACCGCGTGAAAGAAGACGGTTCGGGAAATCTTGTTGTGGCGGGCGGTTCGCAAACTAAAAGCGCCATGAATCCTGATAAGGACTCCACCAGTATTTATATTTTTAAAACAAACTCTACCGGCACCTATCAATGGGGACGCTCCTATACGCTTACTTCTCCCGTGTTCGATAGTTTTGACGAAGCCACCGATGTGGTTACTGTTCCCACCGGTTATGTATTTACCGGTTATCACAGCGAAAATAACGGAGCCGACACCACTACCAATATTTTAATATTCATGACTGACTTCAGCGGGAATCTTCAATGGATGAGGTCGTACGGAAGTTTATCAACAAATGAAGACGGGCGCAGAATAATTTATGATTCCGGAAATAATCAGTTTGTCATTATGGGATTTACCGATGCGGCAAGCGGCTTCGGAGATGTTTTTATTTTGCGCACCGATGCTTCGGGCAATTATATTACTTCAACCGCATACGGAACAAATGTGGGAATTGCCGAGCCGAGCGATTTTGTTCATACAAAAGACGGTGGCTATGCAATCATCGGCTGGGCTGCCATTGTAAATGCAATTACGTACCGCCCGTTTTTGGTGAAACTCGATGCCGCATTCAACCACCAGTTTACAAAATATTATAAGCCCAGCACGCTCGGAGGATTTTTTACCTATGGAGAAGAAGCGACTAACGGAGGATATATACTCGGAAGCATGGCTGCCGATGGAACGTATGGCGGATGGGCAACCGAACTGATTAAAACCGACAGCCAGGGAAAAACTGATAACACCAGCACTTCGTGCAGCGAGAGCAATTACGTTCCTATTCAACGCACGTATGTTCCGGCCATGAAAACCATTATTCCCACTGTTCGCACAGGCGGAAGCGGAAGCAGTTTTTCTCAAAGCAATTCTTCATTCAATCCTGCAACCACGTTTACCTGCATGGTATGCGCGAAACCTTCAGCGAATGTTTCGCCAACTTCCACGAGCATCTGCGCGGGAAACAGCGTGGTGCTCACTGCTTCGGGCGGAGGAACTTATTCGTGGAACACAGGCGCGGCTTCGGCTTCCATCACCGTTTCTCCTGCCACAACTACTTCGTATAGCTGCTGGGTGTCTGCTATTGCCGGATGCGACAGCGTGGTGGTGGCAACCGTGAATGTAAATTCTGCGCCCACAATTAACATCACCGGAAACAATACTATTTGCCAGGGACAATTTGCTACGCTCACCGCATCGGGCGGAGGCACTTATTCATGGAGCAACAGTTCCACTTCTCCGACCATTGTGGTAAATCCAACTTCAACGGTAATTTATTCGGTGACCGTTACAGGCGCGAACGGATGCACCGGCACTTCGAGCATCACGGTAAATGTAATTTCAACTCCCACCGCAAGCATAAGCGCTGCCTCTGCAATATGCTCAGGAAATTCTGTTACGCTTACCGCATCAGGCGGTGGAAATTACTCGTGGTGGAATAACGGAGCTGCTTCAGCCACAATTACTGATAATCCAACTTCTACAACTACCTACACAGTTACTGTTTCA
This region includes:
- a CDS encoding T9SS type A sorting domain-containing protein is translated as MKTQLFSFVILFLLAAKSFGQANCTAASTGFTPINDLGSGTFTNAWSVTWTGGLYPNGSNYLPATHKGAGTQIAQQVLPLNSSGNVDMTNGKIVWMSIGMSNTTYEAQQFIPLANAYANKNPKLTLVDGAQGGMSADRISSPWLSQYSTYWSTVATRLSSAGVTANQVEVIWFKEADPAGTMTVQIYYDSLIVQFKRIMHEIKTRFPNAKLCYMASRISARYASSTLNPEPFAYYTGWAVKEIIEEQINGDTALAYSGSNIRSPFLSWGIYMWSDGSTPEATNSNIFITCPTDLQNDGTHPSIPTGAAKVANWLLTFYQNDSLSCSWFFNSSPSFCPLTAVNEISLENGISVYPNPTSGKFQISNLPAQAGLKSQISNLEIYNVLGECIYKSLILNPKSLIDLSSQPSGIYFLKVMAGKNSFDEKIIIQK
- a CDS encoding T9SS type A sorting domain-containing protein, with the translated sequence MKNIFTLLFFIQVSLNGWSQGGCNPSSATGTPNCTAAQTGFTPIHDLGTGTWVNNWNGNSMQGGLYPNGSNFIPASHKAAGITLASQLQPLDTAGNPSPTGKIVLLSIGLSNTNIEACEFDSLANIDPCKNSKVVCVNGAQGGFPAMLITSPWYQGGTPYNNYWGSSSNPVGVYGALVTASGSRPKQVQAVWFKETNPAPPSNILYTSNCTSANSNQCREEFYDSLVVQFKRALLEIVTRYPNVKVCYISSRISARYADVTSVLNPEPFAYIQGWTCKKVIEDQINGLLPYSGSGRVAPWIAWSPYLWSDGIIPQVNYPSINWTCPNEFALDGTHPSLSGARKVGNLLLCMFKTDSTCYPWFTASGNPCFTGYCSTTGTNELPNKKEIKVYPNPSVGKISVELKTVPEKIKIEVYSALGKKIYCAIKENSSEKIFTLDLNLPEGIYNLIISEEKNLYSEKVVIIK
- a CDS encoding T9SS type A sorting domain-containing protein, whose amino-acid sequence is MKKNLLAAAITVFYFTNINCFAQAPPDSCQITVGTCLGQLNAWSREVPFVDLMKTCLRWATLPTANVMDSIPQDADGYPLQIPYTVNGQPQTIQTRMIYGQKPSVLYPSGTYVLLYDGTGTFSFTGDVTAATVTNPGRILLTVVPSTQGIFMTIISSSASDHVRNVRVLMPGTEFTYQSQPFNQKFLNYLAPFKVIRPMWWQLLWQSTEVKWSDRRKTTFYRQSSYFSETNKRGCAYEYIVKLCNMANKDLWLCVPHAADSDYVMNLAQMMRDSLNPNLKIYLEYSNELWNSTNTVAYPWVQANAPQSLNSAQRIAYFYKKNFDIWQMVFGSQFSSRIVRVVGSQLTTPWYGQQEMAYLINNGSGADALAPADYFLTFRQNPTYNHHDYDTLNAWGASTTPLQAINLARKNIPSMHMGTLANNQTATQYGLRYIFYEGGQDLDPQNYSTHPYNPAIYNAQLDTAMYNCYMNEFKFLRDSTTLDLFMHFVLFSDRGEFLNGAPPWGALESVFQDTSVNPSVKYRALMNNIFNCSASTGVSEMTKNNSITVFPNPSCGKFTIAGLQSLKVERLEIYNVLGEKIYSSTHSPVNSIIDLSSQQNGIYFIKVSSEGKTKQSKIVICK
- a CDS encoding TetR/AcrR family transcriptional regulator — translated: MRKKKLDSETEKKILDAAVNVFHKKGIHGARMQEIADEAQVSKSMLHYYFVDKDKLFNKVFELTMKNIFPKVNSILVSDLPLFQKIAVFMNTYTDILFEQHHSTGFIISEMAMNTDKVLKMTVSAAGFDMTKFRLQIDGEYKKGNIKKMDVRILFLNMISLCVFPFIAMPIQLQRFKISQEEYFQLLEKRKSVITQMVIDSIKKEELVTV
- a CDS encoding homogentisate 1,2-dioxygenase encodes the protein MPIYHKLGKIPQKRHTQFVNPKGNKNHPFYYEQLFGTEGFSGMSSLLYHVHRPTMVKEIVKSYSVEPKIAVKKNIRAMKLIGFNVEPQDDFLESRTPLLLNNDVILGLAAPKKSFKNYFYKNADADELLFIHKGKGTLRTFLGNINFVSGDYLVIPRGMIYQMDFDSKENKILYLESFSPIYTCHRYRNNFGQLLEHSPFCERDLKLPKNLETNDRKGSFLIKIKKEGMMHEVVYTSHPFDVVGWDGYNFPYGFSIHNFEPITGRIHQPPPTHQTFEAHNFVVCSFCPRLYDYHPKSIPAPYNHSNIDSDEVLYYANNEFMSRNNIGEGDITLHPKGIPHGPAPGAMERSIGVKDTIELAVMVDTFRPLMVTEAAVKIDDGKYFKSWVE
- the rpiB gene encoding ribose 5-phosphate isomerase B, with product MKIAIGADHAGFSLKEILKKYLVGKGIEVKDFGTHSEQSVDYPDFAHPVADAVEKKEFDFGMLMCGSANGVTMAANKHAGIRAALCWNSEIAKLSRQHNDANILTLPARFIEEAEAKKCVDVFLSTSFEGGRHEGRVKKIDC
- a CDS encoding PorP/SprF family type IX secretion system membrane protein yields the protein MIKLFTLRTSAFAIFLAVGISSMAQDIHFSQFMQSPLTVNPALAGTTVWIRGTAQYRSQWSAVTVPYSTMGASFDIKSKKRWFKVKNMTEKYRQNGENGFGWGLNVFNDRAGDGHMGTLQFNGSLAYQIFVGQKGMLALGFQGGLMQRSIDFSQLHWGNQYDATSSTGYNSSFDPKENLSNAHFIVPDLSTGGIYTYKKSERYASAGDQMDFTIGAALFHVNQPKYSFLGTGEHLYMRTVIHGNATIGIPNSRLAIAPGIMVAKQGPNQEIFVGSLFKYSLKEDSKYTGFVKGASISAGGFFRAKDAFVAMMMFDFSSYGIGLSYDINVSGLKAVSTGRGGFEISLHFLNPAPYIYSQASFNK